Genomic DNA from Paenibacillus borealis:
CACTACCGAGAACAGGAAGACGATCAGCATCGCCGGCTTAGCCAGCGGGAACATGATTCTCCAGTAGGTTCTGAACGGTCCTGCTCCGTCAATCCGGGCTGCTTCTTCCAGCACATTCGGCATTCTCCGGTAGAACTGGACGAAGATGAGGACGAACAAAGCCCCCTTCAGTCCATGGCCGAACAGCGAAGGAATGACAAACGGCAGATGCGTATTGATCCAGCCCAAGTCACTGAAGAACAGATACAGCGGAACAACGATCGTCTGCGGCGGAACGAGGAACGTAAACAGCAGCAGCACAAAGCACATCATATATCCAGGGAACCGGTATCTGGCAAAGCCGTAGCCGACCAGCGAGCAGCTAAGAATTTGCAGCACCGCGCTCCCGAAGGAAATGATCGCACTGTTGGCAAAGCCGCCCCAGAAATTAAGCGCATTCCACGCCAGGCTGTAATTGTGGAAGCTGAGCTTCTTCGGGATCCACTGCACGGTGGCATCAGCCACATCCTGCATTTGCATCATGGATTTGGATACCATGTACAGGAGCGGATACAGGAATACAAACGTCAAGCTGAGAATGACCAGATAATAGAACGCCACATGGATGACCCGGAACGAGCGCTTAGCTGCCCTGTCCAGCTTCCCGCTGGCTCTCAGGCGGGTGGACAGAGGCTCCATGTCCGCCGGACGAACCGTACTTGCTGCTTCCTTAAGCATATGTTCTATTTCCTCCCTTCGGTTGCACTGAGCGACTTGCGGAACAGCAGGAATACTACGCCCAGGATCAAGAAGATAAAGACAAAGTAAATCCAGCCCATCGCCGAGCCGTAGCCGAAATCATTATTTTTGAACACCACGTTCAGGATATGGCTCATAATCTGATTATCCGCCTTCGTGAAGGAGCTGACGATACTGAATAAGGTGTTCACCAGCATCATGGGCATAATCATCGGGAAGGTGATTTTCCAGAAGCTCTCCCAGGCTGTCGCGCCGTCACATTTGGCGGCTTCATAGAGCGATATGGATATTGTCTGCAGCCCGGCCAGGAAAATCAGAATCTGCACCCCGGAATCCCACATCACGAGCGTCAGAGATTCTGCGGACTTCAGCAGCGTTTCCAGAATATCGCCGGGGATAAAGGCTGAGAGCTTATTGTACAAATTCTGATTATAAAAGATCGGCAGATTCGCCGCCCCCTGGTCCATCAGCTTGCTGAGAATGGCTCCTGAAGCAATGATGACGGGCAGGAAGAATACGCCGCGGAAGAAGGTTTTGCCGATCATTCCGCGGTTCAGCAGAATGGCACAGAACAGCGAAAAAATCAGAATCAGCGGCACCTGGGTCAGTGTTGACACCATGGTCTCCTTGAGCAGCGGCAGGAAATTGACATCGGTCGTAAACGCTGCGCGGAAATGGTCCATTCCGACAAAGGTGGCGATCAGCCCGTCTTTGCTGACCTTCAGTGCATGAAAGGAATAATACATTGAACGGCCCAGCGGGATGGCCATAAACATCAGGAAACCGATCAGCCACAAGGAGATGAAGGAATAGCCTTCCATAAAATAACGCGCCCGCATCGACAACTTTAATTTCTTCACTTCATCATCCTCCTGTCACCGCGTAGCTGTAAGCCTCAATGGTCCGGCCGGCTGCCTCCACCGGCTGATCATTATAATTAACGATAATGCTCACGCCGCCCGCATACGTTGTCCGGAAGACCTTGCTCTGCAGCTCTTCATGATTCGTCATCTGCCGGTTGGCGATAGCATCATATACTTCTTTGAGCTCAAGATAGGTCTTGGCGGAAGGCGTAAGCCAATCGTTCAGTTCTGAGCTAAACAGCCGGTCCTCCAGTGTCCGCTGCAGGTCGCTGGTTTTGGCATAGGTCAGCTCATAGCTCGGAAGCGCCCCGTACTCCAGAGCGCGCAGCGCCTGGCTGCGGGAATCATCGCTCAGATTGGCCGGGCTTGCCGTATAAGGAACAAGGCCATGCACCACCAGCTGATAGAACGGAACCGCCCGGTCGGTATATACGAACCCGCTGGAATCCAGCGGCACCCCGTCAATCCGGTCCACATGTCCCAGCGTATAGGCATACCCGTAATCCACGGCCGTGCTTATCTTCTCCTGGCGATAAAGATCCAGCGTGCTTACATAGGCACTCTCCGTCAGCTTGCGGTCCGTCCTGGAGTTGTTATCCTCGTCGGAATACAGCAGACTGCCGAAATGATCAAACTGAATGCCGTTAATCCCCAGCTTCCGGTATTCCTTCAATTCCGCTGCGCTGCGTTTCACAATCACAGCCGGTTTCAGCAGATAGAAATAATCATCCGTGTTCCATCCGCTGGAGAGGTAGTAGATGTATTGCTTCAGCACTTCGCGGTTAATGCCGCGCACCGCCTCTTTACCTGCCTTGATACCGTCGCTGTCCATATAAGGCTTAACATAATTGGCTTTCAAAAAGAGCTCTACACCCTGATCTGCCGCATATTCCTGCAGCTCCTTCAGTCCGCCGCTTCCGCCGAGTTGCTTCGCGGCGGGAAAGTGATCCGGCTGGTTGCCGTATAAGCCGTCCTTGGACCAGCCGGAAATCGTGATTTCCAGCTTGGATACGCCTGCGGCATTGTAGCGGTCGATCATTTCCCTGATCTGCTTGAAGGCAGACATCTCTATGAACGTCGAGCCGATCACCTCGTCGCGGGTAATTCCGCCGAGCACCTGAAGATACAGGGGGGTATCCTCTTGCCGGGTTTCCCTGATTCCCTTCTCCCCGAGCAGATACTTGCGGTATTCCTTGGCCATGCCGACATAATTGGCCTCTTCATCCTGCAGCAGGACATACCTTACCGCACGGTCCGTCTTAATCAGTTCCCCCTGATAATAAGGAATCTGTCCGGAGGTACCGACGAAGATGACATCATCCTTGCGCAGCGTGAATTCGCTGGAAGCTCTGTACAGCGGGATGGCACGGATGCCTGCCGGCACACCGTTGATCTTCGCATCGGTCTCGCCTTGGGTGACGATGGCCAGATAACCGGTGCCGCCATGGTACATCCCGAATACAGGCATGGCCACCGCCTTCTTCATAGGCGTTTCCTTAAGCCAATAGCTGTCCTCGATTTCATGATTCTGCTTAATGAAGGTTTCGTCTCCGCCGTAAATGTATTCGGAATATCCCTTCAGGTACGCCGGATGATCCGGGCGGAATTCCAGCAGTGCCCCGGGGCCGTCGGGAAGCAGCATCGCCCCTTCTTCATCTTCCCTGGCCGCATGGAAGAACGGCAGCACCTCCAGGCTCGTAAACTTCGCATTGCCCGTTTCCTTCAGGTACTCCTGGGGAATGGACGCCTCGAAGCCGTCCTGCGTCAGCCGGTACTCCAGCGCGAATGACAGCTGCAGACTCTTGAAGGTGAATTCGGCGCGGACCACCTCCGGCTCCAGCGTAACCTTAACGCTGGAATCCTCATCCTTAAGCGGATAGACCTGTGTAATATCCGCCCCTTGCGTATATCTGGCATAGACCGGCGCTGCCGTATATTTCTTGACGTTCGGCATGGCCGTCTTCGCAAGCTGCGGCGAGCCCAGCCATTCCTTGCCCGTCGATTTGTCCGTGATCCGCAGGTTCCCCGATTGCTCATCCGCATACAGGATGTAGCGTTCGTTCTCCAGCGCCTTCGTTCCGGGCGTGACCGTGTCCGCCGCCGGAGCCTTCACTGCGGCAGGCTCCTGTGTCTGTGCTTCCGCCGTTTCCGCTTGCACCGGTGCTTGCGCCTGCAGCTCTCCCGCCGCAGCCTCCGCGGGGGCTGCGGCGGACGGGCCCGCAGAGCCGTAGAGCGGCGGAACCTGTATAGCTGCAGCCAGCACCACCAGCACGATCAAGAGGATGCTGCGCACCTTCATTTTTGTAATCATCGTGTTCCTTCCCCTCTCTACGCGCGCAATCTCATCTCTTTGAGCAGATCGACGATAAATGATACGAATTGATTAGATATCCCGAACAGCAATATGCCGACAAACCAGATGATCCCGATGCCGATCATGCTGATCAGCGTAATGAAGATCACCTTCCTTACCTCGAAATCATGCAGTATTTTAACCTTGAGCAGGAACAGCCAGGCAACCCAGACCAACACAAACTTCTGCAGCAGATTAAAGGTTGAAGCCTCATCCAGCGAGAGCACCAGTGTCAGCAGAGTAACCGGAATAATGAGCAGCATGTAAGGAGCCAGGGCAAAGGCGCTGCCCACAAAAATCTCCTTGAACTTCCCCTCACCGTCCAGAATCGTGCTCACGCCCCAGTTCGATACACACCAGGTCAGCCAGGGAACAATCAGCCAGATGAACTCATGGAACATCGAGATTTCATGCGGCTCCCGGGTCTGAAAGGCGTAGCCGGTAATCAGAATCGAAATCATTTTCGCTGCAAAGGTCAGGAGAATGATCAGAATCCCCTGGAACCAGGCGATCCGCTGCCTGCCTTGAATGTCGTGATAGAACTCATAAGGATGCGCTACCACCTGGTGAATCATCCGCAACGTATTCATCACAATCCCCCCTTAGCCGTACCGGGTTCAGCCGACACCGGTCTGTACAGCCATACGCGGAACCTGCGGTATGCTTTCGGCACAGTCCAGTACAGCACCAGAAGCAGCACGGCCGCACCGGCAAAAAATAACGTAAAATGCTCGCGGATATATAGTTTGCGGTATTCGCGGAAAGCGGAGGAATAGTCGGTTCTCGAACCCGCAAGCTTGAAATAACCCATCGCTTCCTTATACTCCTCCGCTTTGTAGAGCGCCTTGCCGATGGCCTGATAAGCCATATCGTAGTTGGAGTTCTGCCGCAGCACCTCATGCCACAACGCTTCTGCCTCATCATATCTGCCGTCTACGTACAGCAGGGATGCTTGATGCACAAGCTCAGCGAACGGCGTTGCCCTGAAACGGTCAATCCGGCCCCGTCCTTTATCGACCACATACAGCATACCGTCAGAGGTCTGATCTACCGCTGAAGGTGTGACGAACAGGCCATTCTGATCACCGATGCCCCCGAAGCTGAATAACCGGTTGCCCAGCTTGTCATATTGATAGATTTTGCTGGTCTGCAGGTCCAGGGCGGTAATGAAGCCGTTCTTGTCAATGCTGATTCCCATAAAGGAAGCCATGCTGAACGGGCCGTCCGTGTAATAATCCCCATACCGGCGCTTTCCGATGTTCAGGGTATCTACACCTACGGGGGACAGCCGCTTAATCTGGTTCGTCTCTTCTCCGAGTGTGGTGCTGTAAATGAAGCCTTCCTGATCCAGGTCCACATTGGAGAACTCGGAAGGACGGACGGTCGCCAGCTGACTCTGCTGCTCCCTGGTGGCAACCAGCCTGATCAGCAGCCGGGTCCAGGAGAAGCCTACATGGTTCGCCCCGTAGAAGCCTTTGAATTTGCCGCCGGAATCTATCTGCAGGAGGCCCTGGGTATTCCCGTCGCTGACCACATACATATAATCCCGTTTGTCTACAATCAGCTTGGAGGGTGAATACGAGAAATTCGCGCCCAGCAGCGTGCTGTCCGGCTTCAGGAATTCCTTCAAGAACTTTCCCGCAGCATCAAAAATCGCAATCCGCTGGTTTTTGGTGTCAGCGACATACACAGTGCCGTCCGGCTTCACAAAAACCCCCTTCGGCTCCAGCAGCTTGCCGCCGCCTTCGCCATCACCGATTATCTTGATCAGCCCGCCGTCCTTATCCATATGGATAATCCGGCTGTTGCCGGTATCGACAATATAAAGCGTGTCATCCTCCCCGATAAAGAGCGATTCGGGATTCTTGAGCACCCCCGTCTCCGAGCTGCCGGGATCAATGGAGGAATCATACAAATACCCGTTGATGGACCGGACCTCATTGCCGGATTGACTCCAGGTATATCCTTTATACGGAGCATCGGCAGATGCCTGGCCGGGAGGCAGAAACAGCGGAAGCAGCAGGATCAGGAGCATTACGCTAAACAGCGTTCTTTTCACTCTGGCGCCTCTAGTCATCATTTCGCTTAAGCCCCCCTATTCCTTCAGCCCGGAATGGGCCATTGTCTGGAGCACCATCCGCTGTGTAATGATAAAGACAAGAATCGTCGGGATAATCATCAGGAAGCTCGCCGCTGCCAAGGTGCCCACCCGGGCCACAACTCCAACCCCGCCGCTGATCGTCTGGATTGCGAGCGGCAGTGTCTTCATCTCCTGAACGGTCGTATACACCATCGAAGGGTACGGATCATTCCAGGCAGAGATGAAGCTGAACAGCGCAAACGTTGAGATCGCCGGCTTGAGCATGGGCATAACCACAATCCAGAACACCTTCCACTCGGAAGCGCCGTCTATCCGGGCGGCTTCAAGCAGCGCGTCGGGAAGCTGGCGCAGGAATTGCGTCATCAGGAACATCCCCATCGGCGCGGCCAGATACGGCAGAATCATCGCCCAGTACGTATTCATCAATCCGCTGCGGCTGATCAGCAAATATTGCGGAATCTGCAGGACCAGCGGCGAGAACATCAGCGCGGCTACGATCATGTTGAAGATGAAGCTTTTGAACGGCATATGATGTTTGGCCAGCGGATAGGCAGCCATGGCTGAGATCACAACCCCGCCGGCCACAATCCCTCCAGTAACGATGATGCTGTTGAAGATAAACCGGGAGAACGGCACCGCCGAGGTTCCGGTAATCAGCAGCAGATCGCGGAAATTCACCAGCGTCGGATTGACCACGAAGAACCGCGGCGGAAACATAAACAGCTCGCTGGTCGGCTTGAGTGCGGTTACGGCCATATAAATCAGCGGCAGCAGCATGAACAGCCCGAACGCGGTAAGAAACAGATACAGTAAGACTCCGCCATAATCGAGGCGCCGTAATTTTAACTTGTGCATCCTAATCCCTCCCCAGCACTCTGAAGATGAGACGGTTCATCCCAAACATCAGAAAGAACAGCAGTACGGCAATTGCCGAGGCATACCCCATTTCAAACCGGGTAAATGCGTAGTCGAACAAATGCGCCATAATGGTATGGCCCGCATACAGCGGACTCGGAAATCCGACGAGCCGCATGCTGACATCAAATACAGTAAGCGAGCTGACCACCTGCATTACCGCGCCGAACAGCAGCTGCGGCTTGACGGACGGAATGGTAATGAACCACAGCTGCTGCCAGCGGTACTTCACTCCATCAATGGAACCCGCCTCATAGAGATCCCCCGGCACGTTCTGCAGACCGGCCAGAAAGGCAAGAAAGCCTACCCCCATGCTCATCCATAGGGAAACAATGATGATGACGGGGACGATCGAATCGACATTTTGCAGGAACAGATAAGGCTCATTGAGGATGCCCAGCTGAATCAGCCAATGGTTGAGCAGTCCCTTGCGGTCGCCGGCGAAGAAATACAGCCAGACGACCGACATCGCCACCGCACTTGTAATAGAAGGCAAATAGAAGCACAGTGTATAGAAAAAGCGGTATTTCTGCGGAATCTGGCTAATCAGCCACGCAAGCAGGAAGGCCAGAATATAGCCTACCGGCCCGGTGATGACGGCGAACTTCAGTGTGATTCCGACTGCCTTCAGGAAGATATCATCATCTACAAACAGCAGCTTGTAGTTGGAGAATCCGATGAATTTCGGCGTTTCAATGATGTTGTAATAGGAGAAGCTCAGCACAACGGACATAATTATCGGTACGATTGTAAAAATAGCGAACAGCAGCAGGAACGGGGCCAGAAAATAATAGGAAACCTTATTCTTCTTGATATCTATCCATAGCTGAGCCCATTTCCCGGGTGTCTTGGAATCCAGCACGGCTGCGCCTCCAGCCTCTGCCGGTGTTATGATCTCACTGCTCATTTCTGTCCTCCTTCCCCTGAACCGGCCGCGCCCGAAGCTTCAGGCACCTTAAGCCCGAATTCCTCACGCTTTTTGTTAAGCTCCTTATTGATTTCACGTACACCCTGCTCCATCGCCTCCCGCGGGAATTTACCGTTCAGCACAATCTCATTCCAGATGTTGGCGATATAGCGGGTCGTGTAGTAACCGCCGAGCACAACCTCACGTTCCTTGAACCAGTCCCACTGCTCCAGAATGGCATCAATATCATCCTGCTGCCACGGCAGCCGTTTCAGCGCTTCAATATTGGCGGTATTCCAGCGTGCTTCTACGCCAAGCAGGGATTCCAGCTCGGAGCCGAAATTCTCCTGTGCGTCCGCACTGGTCCACCATTTCAGGAACTCCCAGGACTCTTCCTTCATATCGGAATCCTTGAAGATGATTCCCGTCTGGGCAAGCCCGCCGGTGGAGCGGTTGATCCGGCCGTCTTCCTGCTCTATCCCCGGCATCGGCTTCATGCCCCACCAGCCCGTAAGCTCGGGAGCAGCGGTAGACAGCAGAATATAGGTTGAATAGTCGGCAACCCCGATCGGCATTTCCCCGGAGCGGAAGCGGTTATAGAAATCAGCCTGCTTCTGCAGCTTGTAATTCGTGAAGAGGCCGGTCCACATCTTCATGGCGGTCAGCGCCTCCGGCGAATCCAGGCCGGACTGTGTGCCGTTGTTCTTATAGAAATCTCCGCCGAACTGAAACAGGAACGGGGCAAACTCGTTGATCGCCAGACTCGTGTTATTCGCAGCATGCGGGTAATAGAAATCCATTCCGTTCTGTTGCAGGACAGGGATCAAGTCCATGACCTCCTGCCAGGTATCCGGAATATCCTCATCCCGGATGCCAAGCTGCTCCATAATATCCTTCCGGTAAAAGAGCATGCTGAAGTTCTGATTCTCCGGCAGGGCGAAATCGCCATTGTCATATTTATAAGGAATCAGGGCGCCTTCTCTGAAGCGGCCGGCCACTTCCTTATAGTCCGCGAAGTCATTCAGATCGACGAGTGAATTGCGGACGGCAAAGTCAATCGGGACCTCCCCCTCCACCCCCAGTGCCACATCAGGAGCGAGTCCGGCCGTATTAGCCAGCAGGAGAATTTGCTTTTGATCCGCCGGAAGCGTCGGAATGACGTTAACATTGACTTTGATGCCCGAGTTTGGCGTAAAGTCTTCATCGATCATCTGCTTAATGATCTCAGCCCAGTCACGCCCGCGTGAAATCCAGACATCCAGCACCTTTTCATCCTTATAGGTATTGCCAATGCCGCTGTAATCCTTGGTGAAGGAGCTGAGGAAGTCGTAGCTCATCGTGCCTGCGCGTGTATACCAGGGAGCTGCGTCTTTAGGCCAGGCCTGATCCTCCGATTTCACTTCGATGTAATCCATTACGATACTCTGCTTCATTAGACCGTTGACCCATAGGCCAAGCGAGGATTGCAGGTCGGTGAATTGCTGCAGACGTGCCGGAATGCTTGTCGTGTCCGCTGCCATTTCCAGGAACCGGTCCCGCGCTTCATACAGGGTGCTCAGCTCGGAGCTTCCTTCCGCCACGCCGAAATCGTACATCGCCTGCACGGCATCATCCAGCGTACGCGCCATCAGATGCAGCCGCGGCACCAGATTGATAATATTCTGCTCCAGCTTCCAGTCCCCGTTCGGATCGGGATTCGTCCCGGTCACCTGCGTAATTTCACGCGACAGGAGCGACATTTTATGAGTGGTATTCAGAACAGATTCAATCATCGGGCCTACCCCTGAGACCTGAACCTCCATGCGGAGTGTATGCCTACCCTGCTCCAGATAAAAGAGATAAGCGCCGTCTTCATTGCCCAGCTTGTTCACTTGCCATTCCGCCTTGTACGGGAATCTCAGGGCATTCATTTCCTGGAA
This window encodes:
- a CDS encoding YIP1 family protein, which codes for MNTLRMIHQVVAHPYEFYHDIQGRQRIAWFQGILIILLTFAAKMISILITGYAFQTREPHEISMFHEFIWLIVPWLTWCVSNWGVSTILDGEGKFKEIFVGSAFALAPYMLLIIPVTLLTLVLSLDEASTFNLLQKFVLVWVAWLFLLKVKILHDFEVRKVIFITLISMIGIGIIWFVGILLFGISNQFVSFIVDLLKEMRLRA
- a CDS encoding DUF5696 domain-containing protein, with the protein product MITKMKVRSILLIVLVVLAAAIQVPPLYGSAGPSAAAPAEAAAGELQAQAPVQAETAEAQTQEPAAVKAPAADTVTPGTKALENERYILYADEQSGNLRITDKSTGKEWLGSPQLAKTAMPNVKKYTAAPVYARYTQGADITQVYPLKDEDSSVKVTLEPEVVRAEFTFKSLQLSFALEYRLTQDGFEASIPQEYLKETGNAKFTSLEVLPFFHAAREDEEGAMLLPDGPGALLEFRPDHPAYLKGYSEYIYGGDETFIKQNHEIEDSYWLKETPMKKAVAMPVFGMYHGGTGYLAIVTQGETDAKINGVPAGIRAIPLYRASSEFTLRKDDVIFVGTSGQIPYYQGELIKTDRAVRYVLLQDEEANYVGMAKEYRKYLLGEKGIRETRQEDTPLYLQVLGGITRDEVIGSTFIEMSAFKQIREMIDRYNAAGVSKLEITISGWSKDGLYGNQPDHFPAAKQLGGSGGLKELQEYAADQGVELFLKANYVKPYMDSDGIKAGKEAVRGINREVLKQYIYYLSSGWNTDDYFYLLKPAVIVKRSAAELKEYRKLGINGIQFDHFGSLLYSDEDNNSRTDRKLTESAYVSTLDLYRQEKISTAVDYGYAYTLGHVDRIDGVPLDSSGFVYTDRAVPFYQLVVHGLVPYTASPANLSDDSRSQALRALEYGALPSYELTYAKTSDLQRTLEDRLFSSELNDWLTPSAKTYLELKEVYDAIANRQMTNHEELQSKVFRTTYAGGVSIIVNYNDQPVEAAGRTIEAYSYAVTGG
- a CDS encoding carbohydrate ABC transporter permease: MSSEIITPAEAGGAAVLDSKTPGKWAQLWIDIKKNKVSYYFLAPFLLLFAIFTIVPIIMSVVLSFSYYNIIETPKFIGFSNYKLLFVDDDIFLKAVGITLKFAVITGPVGYILAFLLAWLISQIPQKYRFFYTLCFYLPSITSAVAMSVVWLYFFAGDRKGLLNHWLIQLGILNEPYLFLQNVDSIVPVIIIVSLWMSMGVGFLAFLAGLQNVPGDLYEAGSIDGVKYRWQQLWFITIPSVKPQLLFGAVMQVVSSLTVFDVSMRLVGFPSPLYAGHTIMAHLFDYAFTRFEMGYASAIAVLLFFLMFGMNRLIFRVLGRD
- a CDS encoding extracellular solute-binding protein, which encodes MLRKYKVSLLVLALLAISLVWWNQSRGFDNTAMAGIPVYADVDESSVLESDSLSSKLEPSYSSYYAEQQKSGAADAADFDLRLPAAEYSAVSSEGTELLSDLGGKTEKVLAMNAEDSWVEYTFSVPSDGFYQMGMEYYNLPGKRSSIIRSLKVDGEYLFSQVKRMEFQRMWKESAEPWRDNQGNEFNPKREEVASWQYREFRDAEARTADPFRFHLSAGEHTLRLEAIREPAALSELRIVSPQTLPSYAEVKQEYAARGYQPVQDRIVKIQAETSSLRSDPTLKRIEDREPLTEPFDKDAIVLNSFGGVGWRTGGQWAEWNFEIPESGLYNIGIRFGQWFLNGIPVERRVMIDGEVPFQEMNALRFPYKAEWQVNKLGNEDGAYLFYLEQGRHTLRMEVQVSGVGPMIESVLNTTHKMSLLSREITQVTGTNPDPNGDWKLEQNIINLVPRLHLMARTLDDAVQAMYDFGVAEGSSELSTLYEARDRFLEMAADTTSIPARLQQFTDLQSSLGLWVNGLMKQSIVMDYIEVKSEDQAWPKDAAPWYTRAGTMSYDFLSSFTKDYSGIGNTYKDEKVLDVWISRGRDWAEIIKQMIDEDFTPNSGIKVNVNVIPTLPADQKQILLLANTAGLAPDVALGVEGEVPIDFAVRNSLVDLNDFADYKEVAGRFREGALIPYKYDNGDFALPENQNFSMLFYRKDIMEQLGIRDEDIPDTWQEVMDLIPVLQQNGMDFYYPHAANNTSLAINEFAPFLFQFGGDFYKNNGTQSGLDSPEALTAMKMWTGLFTNYKLQKQADFYNRFRSGEMPIGVADYSTYILLSTAAPELTGWWGMKPMPGIEQEDGRINRSTGGLAQTGIIFKDSDMKEESWEFLKWWTSADAQENFGSELESLLGVEARWNTANIEALKRLPWQQDDIDAILEQWDWFKEREVVLGGYYTTRYIANIWNEIVLNGKFPREAMEQGVREINKELNKKREEFGLKVPEASGAAGSGEGGQK
- a CDS encoding carbohydrate ABC transporter permease, with the protein product MHKLKLRRLDYGGVLLYLFLTAFGLFMLLPLIYMAVTALKPTSELFMFPPRFFVVNPTLVNFRDLLLITGTSAVPFSRFIFNSIIVTGGIVAGGVVISAMAAYPLAKHHMPFKSFIFNMIVAALMFSPLVLQIPQYLLISRSGLMNTYWAMILPYLAAPMGMFLMTQFLRQLPDALLEAARIDGASEWKVFWIVVMPMLKPAISTFALFSFISAWNDPYPSMVYTTVQEMKTLPLAIQTISGGVGVVARVGTLAAASFLMIIPTILVFIITQRMVLQTMAHSGLKE
- a CDS encoding carbohydrate ABC transporter permease, which produces MKKLKLSMRARYFMEGYSFISLWLIGFLMFMAIPLGRSMYYSFHALKVSKDGLIATFVGMDHFRAAFTTDVNFLPLLKETMVSTLTQVPLILIFSLFCAILLNRGMIGKTFFRGVFFLPVIIASGAILSKLMDQGAANLPIFYNQNLYNKLSAFIPGDILETLLKSAESLTLVMWDSGVQILIFLAGLQTISISLYEAAKCDGATAWESFWKITFPMIMPMMLVNTLFSIVSSFTKADNQIMSHILNVVFKNNDFGYGSAMGWIYFVFIFLILGVVFLLFRKSLSATEGRK
- a CDS encoding carbohydrate ABC transporter permease → MLKEAASTVRPADMEPLSTRLRASGKLDRAAKRSFRVIHVAFYYLVILSLTFVFLYPLLYMVSKSMMQMQDVADATVQWIPKKLSFHNYSLAWNALNFWGGFANSAIISFGSAVLQILSCSLVGYGFARYRFPGYMMCFVLLLFTFLVPPQTIVVPLYLFFSDLGWINTHLPFVIPSLFGHGLKGALFVLIFVQFYRRMPNVLEEAARIDGAGPFRTYWRIMFPLAKPAMLIVFLFSVVWHWNDSFEPNTYLTTPDFYNLSQRLAMFYGTNNQAAETMSQMTSGSIGMAPTGLNQIMAGCILTILPILILYLFVQRHFVESVERSGIAGE